A genomic segment from Daphnia carinata strain CSIRO-1 chromosome 1, CSIRO_AGI_Dcar_HiC_V3, whole genome shotgun sequence encodes:
- the LOC130691803 gene encoding tyrosyl-DNA phosphodiesterase 2-like — MNEASSSQSEDGYVPNAKEAADLVTKFAEVTGTDTACAQFYLQDRDWDLQRSLDAYFGAKKSGGVHVLTDGDEPQIVFNINKDVANKLAEAEDVAKFLETATTKPPSEFRMISWNIDGLDDRNLKMRTKSVVKILQSQRPDIVFLQEVIPKTLDYLENNLPEYKFIAGDEDGYFTVTMLNMFTIHYDSHDVISFPQTTMGRNLLKVEAHMGTLKLKLLNTHMESTGEFAAERMNQLNISFREISETDKSVNVVMGGDLNMRDKELANVGGLPDRTYDVWEACGSRKECQWTWDTMRNTNKEFPGQFKPRCRFDRIFLRPSTSNSAVPKFFGLIGLQKISGYQCFPSDHWGLLADFDVK, encoded by the exons ATGAATGAGGCAAGTTCATCTCAATCTGAAGATGGTTATGTCCCAAATGCTAAAGAGGCTGCTGATTTAGTTACCAAATTTGCAGAAGTTACAGGCACAGATACG GCATGTGCTCAGTTCTATTTACAAGATAGAGATTGGGATTTACAA AGGTCACTTGATGCCTACTTTGGAGCAAAAAAATCTGGAGGGGTACATGTGCTCACAGATGGTGATGAACCACAGATTGTTTTCAAtattaa TAAGGATGTTGCTAACAAATTAGCCGAAGCAGAAGATGTCGCTAAATTCCTCGAAACGGCAACGACGAAACCACCTTCAGAATTCCGCATGATATCATGGAATATCGATGGACTTGACGATCGCAATCTGAAAATGCGTACCAAATCAGTCGTCAAAATCCTGCAGTCACAAAGGCCCGATATTGTTTTTCTCCAG GAGGTGATCCCGAAAACCTTAGACTACTTGGAGAACAATCTTCCTGAATATAAATTCATAGCTGGCGATGAAGATGG GTATTTTACGGTTACCATGCTTAACATGTTTACCATCCATTACGACTCCCATGACGTCATCAGTTTTCCACAGACTACTATGGGACGTAATCTGCTTAAAGTTGAG GCTCATATGGGTACTCTAAAGTTGAAGCTGTTGAATACTCACATGGAAAGTACGGGAGAATTTGCAGCTGAGCGAATGAACCAATTAAACATCAGTTTCCGCGAAATCAGTGAAACCGATAAGTCTGTGAACGTCGTAATGGGAGGCGATTTGAATATGCGCGATAAAGAG TTGGCCAATGTCGGGGGATTGCCTGATCGCACGTATGACGTCTGGGAAGCGTGCGGTTCGCGCAAGGAATGCCAGTGGACGTGGGACACTATGAGAAACACCAACAAGGAATTTCCTGGCCAATTCAAACCGCGTTGTCGCTTCGATCGCATCTTCTTACGGCCCTCCACGTCGAATTCTGCCGTCCCTAAATTCTTTGGTCTGATTGGTTTACAAAAAATTTCGGGGTATCAGTGTTTCCCGAGCGATCATTGGGGGCTCCTAGCAGATTTCGATGTTAAGTAA
- the LOC130691795 gene encoding solute carrier organic anion transporter family member 74D-like — protein MGKVKKSKLEEDDEDTWCGLGPFQGEWLQRFATKKSYLLTYSFLGIFQAMFVSYSIATLTTLEKQFKLKSQTTGILLAGNEVSQILLSLVMTYFGGHGHRPRLAALGVLFSGAASLLVAAPHFIYGQATAITNVTRSLDVCSTSPESVMPTMNPEDSCDDTAPIGPMVYIFMSQFVSGIGTTLFSILGITYLDDNVKRKQTPMLIGLMSALRLIGPVFGYGLAAICIRMYVNLSETTTLKPRDPSWIGAWWLGFMVIGIIQVSAFWLLACYPRRLAKKSTTGQGFGTIDSLRQHSQTKRPEARTFKKFPAALRRLLTNKILMLNNCAGVFFVFALSGYLTFLPKYMETHFQQSASVSGLVNGLTAVMFMSTGLLLAGYLVSRFKFAAWKLQVWDVIIGILWVALLVTFAFVGCNAKPIHGLENAENGDGAMLGIPVTPCSEDCNCQANRFAPACSEDGTVNFFSACHAGCTTMNHTGDQTIFSDCSCIKEWKNSTSMTDSGSWYNGRAIGGYCPSNCFQMFLIYITVMGFIKFLSSMGRVSNILITFRCVPEEDKSFAIGLGYLLTSLFAFIPAPIVYGAVVDQACILWRTDSCGMRGNCWIYDQEKMRLYLHILTASVVTIGVVFDFFTCFAVRDLDLYAEDDDEKVGDNGMVASANNKELQPMLSSRPPPPTSKLNEEEFIKTLEA, from the exons ATGGGCAAAGTCAAGAAAAGCAAATTGGAAGAGGATGACGAAGATACTTGGTGTGGGCTTGGTCCGTTTCAAGGCGAATGGCTGCAGAGGTTCGCTACGAAGAAATCTTACCTGTTGACCTACAGCTTCTTGGGCATTTTCCAGGCCATGTTTGTTAGTTATTCTATTGCTACTTTAACGACTCTCGAGAAACAATTCAAACTCAAGAGTCAAACGACGG GTATTTTGCTGGCGGGTAATGAAGTGAGTCAGATCTTGCTCTCGCTCGTGATGACTTACTTTGGCGGACATGGACACAGGCCTCGACTTGCTGCACTCGGAGTCCTGTTCTCCGGCGCCGCTTCACTACTCGTAGCCGCCCCGCATTTTATTTACGGCCAAGCAACAGCAATCACGAACG TGACGAGAAGTTTGGACGTATGTTCTACATCCCCCGAATCAGTAATGCCCACCATGAACCCGGAAGATAGCTGCGATGACACAGCACCAATcg GTCCAATGGTCTACATTTTCATGTCACAATTTGTTTCCGGTATTGGAACGACCCTCTTCTCCATTCTCGGCATTACTTATCTTGACGACAACGTCAAACGGAAGCAGACTCCCATGCTCATCG GACTTATGTCGGCACTTCGGTTGATTGGTCCCGTCTTTGGATATGGTCTCGCCGCCATCTGCATACGGATGTATGTCAACCTTAGCGAAACAACGACACTCAAGCCTAGAGATCCTAGTTGGATTGGAGCTTGGTGGCTTG GCTTTATGGTGATCGGCATTATTCAAGTTTCTGCCTTCTGGTTATTGGCATGCTATCCGCGACGTCTAGCGAAAAAATCCACCACCGGCCAAGGTTTCGGCACGATTGACTCACTTCGGCAACACTCACAAACGAAAAGACCCGAAGCGCGAACATTCAAAA aGTTCCCAGCTGCGTTGCGTCGATTGCTGACAAATAAGATTCTCATGCTCAACAACTGCGCCGGTGTCTTCTTTGTCTTCGCATTGAGCGGATACCTTACCTTTTTACCCAAGTACATGGAGACACATTTTCAACAGTCAGCATCTGTCTCAGGCCTCGTAAACG GACTTACTGCTGTCATGTTCATGTCCACTGGTTTGTTACTAGCAGGCTACCTTGTTTCACGGTTTAAATTTGCCGCTTGGAAACTCCAAGTTTGGGATGTCATCATTGGAATTCTTTGGGTCGCTCTTCTAGTTACATTTGCATTCGTAGGATGCAACGCAAAACCTATACATGGTCTTGAAAATGCAGAAAATGGAGATGGTGCCAT GTTGGGCATTCCGGTTACACCGTGCAGCGAGGATTGTAATTGTCAGGCCAATCGTTTCGCTCCGGCCTGCTCCGAGGATGGCACAGTCAATTTTTTCTCAGCATGTCACGCTGGCTGTACCACAATGAACCACACGGGCGATCAGACA ATTTTCTCCGACTGCAGTTGTATTAAAGAATGGAAGAATTCAACTTCTATGACAGATTCTGGTTCGTGGTATAATGGCCGAGCCATCGGTGGCTATTGCCCTTCCAACTGCTTTCAAATGTTCCTCATTTATATTACCGTCATGGGTTTCATCAAGTTTTTGAGCTCAATGGGTCGGGTCAGCAACATACTCATTACTTTCCG ATGCGTCCCGGAAGAAGACAAGTCTTTCGCCATCGGCCTAGGCTATCTGTTAACCAGCTTATTTGCTTTCATTCCTGCCCCAATTGTCTACGGAGCTGTAGTTG ATCAGGCGTGCATTCTATGGAGAACCGACAGTTGCGGTATGCGGGGTAATTGTTGGATTTACGACCAGGAAAAGATGCGATTGTACTTACATATCCTTACGGCCA GCGTAGTTACAATCGGTGTAGTGTTCGATTTTTTCACCTGTTTCGCCGTCCGTGATCTCGATCTATACGCGGAAGACGACGACGAGAAAGTCGGCGACAATGGAATGGTCGCCTCAGCCAACAATAAAGAGCTTCAACCCATGTTATCTTCGCGCCCGCCGCCACCAACAAGCAAGCTCAACGAAGAAGAATTCATCAAAACGTTGGAGGCATAG
- the LOC132087806 gene encoding uncharacterized protein LOC132087806 gives MAPVISKRIGLMRYGVMLFSLAYLCLSIATAIYILTLKRSIVVTIIAIYCYVQVCANWRAMFANSNKDYGIQVEEGLEQNIHNFCSECNIYKNKKSHHCPLCECCVLRHDHHCFFLGTCIGLNNQRYFVILCLYTGVGSLYLSLQIFLASDWVFNRWFNYLELFMPFGYAFSLARTTTLSGAYLVIVYNLSATIGMFCMYMFGLQVHLLSQSVTWHEFNSKTHVSKNQQILTTWSNFTTNFGHGLLHFIVPVMSGFLPSSKGKFPRTKSDERVY, from the coding sequence ATGGCCCCTGTTATTAGTAAGAGAATTGGACTGATGAGATATGGTGTGATGCTCTTTAGCCTGGCTTATCTTTGCCTTTCAATTGCCACAGCCATCTACATACTGACATTGAAGAGGAGTATTGTAGTAACCATCATAGCTATCTACTGCTACGTCCAAGTTTGTGCCAACTGGCGAGCCATGTTTGCCAATTCGAACAAGGACTATGGAATACAAGTAGAAGAAGGTCTGGAGCAAAATATTCATAACTTCTGTTCTGAATGCAACatctacaaaaacaaaaaatcccaCCATTGTCCTTTGTGTGAGTGCTGTGTCCTGCGGCACGATCACCACTGTTTCTTCCTGGGGACATGTATCGGACTGAACAATCAACGCTACTTTGTCATTTTGTGTCTGTACACAGGCGTCGGTTCTCTTTACTTATCCCTTCAGATATTTCTCGCGTCTGATTGGGTCTTTAACCGATGGTTTAATTATTTGGAGTTGTTTATGCCATTCGGTTACGCCTTTTCCTTGGCCAGAACAACAACCCTTTCAGGTGCATATTTGGTGATTGTGTACAATTTGTCGGCGACCATTGGCATGTTCTGTATGTATATGTTTGGCCTCCAAGTTCATCTTTTGTCTCAGAGCGTCACGTGGCACGAGTTTAACTCGAAAACTCACGTTTCTAAGAATCAGCAAATACTTACGACGTGGTCCAACTTCACGACCAATTTTGGCCACGGTTTGCTCCATTTCATCGTCCCAGTAATGTCCGGATTCCTACCTTCTAGTAAAGGTAAATTTCCTCGTACCAAGTCTGATGAAAGAGTTTATTAA
- the LOC130691798 gene encoding facilitated trehalose transporter Tret1-like isoform X1 — protein MKSPRQAANVTGVRSYYHGRHTLERICRRIAASNVVGTLTARVSKKSHGSRRSSQGASIRAKSSASSVQQDHPQSGVLQKRSHQLSQQRLERARSRRKARERQLQKVVENVWENDMSSGSEEVLRNSNDSLNASSIAEEISTDDSFGHMNMSARSRSKKSSQHEHKSGCLPVGYIPQLICSAILSLGNLNIGFMLAYHSLAPVNHLPTNSPNWLAPWILNLFNLGGLLGALLSSLALNKGRKRPLMVTVLILIASWLMVILSHNSSMIFGARLIGGIAAGIITVVNQVYIAELASPRHRGSLGVLPTCFGLAGTLLCFGLSYSVSWRNISIAGAAMNGPYLLLLLFYLPDSPRWLLRQGKIPSAAASLKRLASLDQLSDMRDAYDLLKLSGHDGGLLKKPFMLPVSIAGGLMFFSQFSGVDSVLTYAADRFRDHSNFPIVVLYGVQLITALICFGTVDRKGRKWLLLVSAAASALSMLSLGLYVLCEDIGVLGQTNLRWIPVSCVIVYCGAFALGLGPIPWLILGELLPIRSHGTATAITAGLFWGPSLVVTMSFGDMQNAMYLSGTFWFYTIFCLFGYLFVLLVVPDIRPEATLEQIQIFFMASDKREHDQWSFAVA, from the exons ATGAAGAGCCCTCGTCAGGCCGCCAACGTTACGGGCGTCCGCAGTTATTATCACGGACGGCACACCTTGGAGCGGATATGTCGCCGGATCGCCGCATCCAACGTAGTCGGCACTTTGACAGCGAGAGTGTCTAAGAAAAGCCATGGAAGTAGAAGGAGCAGTCAAGGGGCGAGTATTCGCGCTAAATCGTCCGCTAGTTCCGTCCAGCAGGATCATCCGCAAAGTGGAGTTCTCCAGAAAAGGAGTCATCAACTTTCACAACAGCGGCTGGAACGGGCCAGGTCTCGGAGGAAGGCTAGAGAACGACAACTCCAAAAAGTAGTGGAAAAT GTTTGGGAGAACGACATGTCATCCGGTTCCGAAGAAGTTTTGAGGAATTCAAACGATTCGTTAAACGCATCATCGATTGCTGAAGAGATCAGCACGGACGACTCTTTCGGTCATATGAATATGAGCGCACGCAGTCGATCCAAAAAATCCAGCCAGCATGAACATAAATCAGGCTGCTTACCAGTCGGTTACATTCCGCAA TTGATATGTTCGGCAATATTATCGTTGGGAAATTTGAATATCGGATTTATGTTGGCTTATCATAGCCTAGCACCGGTCAACCATCTGCCGACCAATAGTCCCAACTGGCTTGCACCTTGGATTTTGAATCTCTTCAACTTGGGAGGATTATTAGGAGCCCTACTTTCTTCTCTCGCTTTGAATAAAG GTAGAAAAAGGCCGTTGATGGTTACCGTCTTGATTCTAATAGCTTCTTGGTTGATGGTTATTTTATCGCACAACTCGTCAATGATCTTCGGCGCCCGTCTtatcg GGGGGATCGCTGCGGGAATCATAACGGTGGTCAATCAAGTTTATATAGCCGAACTGGCATCGCCTCGACACCGCGGCAGTCTCGGTGTTTTGCCCACCTGTTTCGGTCTGGCCGGCACGCTCCTCTGTTTCGGTTTATCTTACAGCGTCTCTTGGCGGAACATTTCCATCGCCGGAGCCGCCATGAACGGACCGTATCTCCTTCTGTTGCTCTTCTACCTGCCCGACTCGCCGCGCTGGCTACTGAGACAGGGGAAAATCCCTTCGGCAGCTGCTAGTCTTAAGCGTCTCGCTTCTCTGGATCAATTGTCTGATATGCGCGATGCTTACGATCTACTGAAATTGAGCGGCCATGACGGTGGCCTACTCAAAAAGCCGTTCATGTTACCCGTTAGCATCGCTGGAGGGCTCATGTTCTTCAGTCAATTTTCAGGTGTTGATAGCGTGCTGACGTACGCCGCTGATCGATTCCGCGACCATTCTAATTTCCCCATCGTCGTGCTTTACGGTGTCCAGCTGATCACGGCGCTCATCTGTTTCGGTACGGTGGACCGCAAAGGTCGCAAATGGCTTTTACTGGTATCTGCAGCCGCATCGGCCTTGTCCATGCTTTCGTTGGGACTTTACGTCCTGTGCGAGGACATTGGTGTCTTGGGTCAAACGAATTTGCGTTGGATTCCTGTTAGTTGCGTCATTGTTTATTGCGGTGCTTTCGCATTGGGATTAGGTCCCATACCGTGGCTTATCCTTGGCGAATTGTTGCCCATTAGAAGTCACGGAACAGCAACAGCCATCACCGCTGGTCTTTTTTGGGGCCCTTCGTTAGTAGTGACAATGAGTTTTGGAGACATGCAAAATGCCATGTACTTGTCAGGCACCTTCTGGTTTTACACGATTTTCTGTCTCTTTGGCTATCTGTTTGTCCTTTTGGTCGTACCAGATATACGACCAGAGGCGACACTGGAACAGATTCAAATCTTCTTCATGGCTAGCGACAAAAGAGAACACGACCAATGGAGTTTCGCTGTCGCCTGA
- the LOC130691802 gene encoding epidermal growth factor-like protein 7, with product MPKIISLILLATAGTVLMSELKWMTGTTTQVTKRSGTVTDLASIYDKATKHHPAIGNKRRHHTGRLHANGWTTRSAADQHPVDTAFLSSSTPSSVATEQEVDHIFHHQRNNKHDANVTASAQPQQTTPHPYNGRHVCTHEETITRPIRVVESYCKPAYKSFTQRCSNGTMCTAFRVQYDTIYRQVVKYQTTTEKKHACCPGWTHAAKHTHGCLQAVCNKGCKNGGTCVKPNVCTCAPGYTGPSCESDLDECAAPGNNVCQQTCINSAGSYQCACHEGFQLQDDGRSCKFRLELIPELQTLLTNYESMSKRLAVLEQEPRFNNSVSPPIPTAPQVDIVDYQSTIANMTDHIFLLEEKLNKLQNETTLLIANSSNRVESSESSNSDFESLSAQISILEERLADCTCTMTPSVNAVKMRP from the exons ATGCCAAAAATCATTTCTCTGATATTGCTGGCCACAGCTGGAACGGTGTTGATGAGTGAATTGAAGTGGATGACTGGCACAACAACACAAGTGACGAAAAGAAGCGGAACTGTGACGGATTTAGCCAGCATCTACGACAAGGCGACTAAACATCATCCAGCGATTGGCAACAAACGTCGCCATCACACTGGCCGGCTTCATGCCAACGGATGGACCACTCGGTCCGCGGCGGATCAACATCCGGTAGACACTGCGTTTCTTTCATCTTCGACGCCATCGAGTGTAGCAACTGAACAAGAAGTAGACCATATTTTTCATCACCAGAGAAACAATAAACACGATGCCAACGTCACGGCTTCAGCGCAACCACAACAAACAACGCCACATCCTTATAACGG ACGGCACGTTTGCACGCACGAAGAGACGATAACACGACCGATCAGAGTGGTGGAATCCTATTGCAAACCAGCCTATAAATCGTTCACTCAACGTTGTAGCAACGGCACTATGTGCACGGCCTTCAG GGTGCAGTACGACACGATCTACAGACAAGTTGTCAAGTACCAGACCACCACGGAGAAAAAGCACGCGTGCTGTCCCGGATGGACCCACGCGGCCAAACACACCCACGGATGCTTACAAG CTGTGTGTAACAAAGGATGCAAGAATGGCGGCACTTGCGTCAAACCCAACGTCTGCACGTGCGCTCCGGGATACACTGGCCCGTCTTGCGAGTCAG ACCTCGATGAATGTGCAGCACCAGGCAACAACGTTTGCCAGCAAACGTGTATCAACTCCGCCGGAAGTTATCAATGCGCCTGTCACGAGGGTTTCCAGCTGCAAGACGACGGTAGATCCTGCAAAT TTCGATTGGAATTGATTCCAGAGCTTCAAACACTTTTAACCAACTACGAGTCCATGTCTAAACGATTGGCCGTGCTGGAacag GAACCCAGATTCAACAATAGCGTGAGTCCACCGATTCCTACCGCACCGCAGGTAGACATTGTTGACTATCAGTCAACCATAGCCAATATGACAGATCATATTTTCTTATTGGAAGAAAAGCTGAACAAACTG CAAAATGAGACGACTTTGCTGATTGCTAACAGCAGTAATCGCGTGGAATCCAGTGAATCCTCAAACAGTGATTTCGAATCATTGAGCGCACAGATATCCATTCTCGAGGAACGATTGGCCGACT GTACATGCACAATGACCCCATCCGTTAATGCAGTCAAGATGCGCCCTTAG
- the LOC130691798 gene encoding facilitated trehalose transporter Tret1-like isoform X2, whose amino-acid sequence MKSPRQAANVTGVRSYYHGRHTLERICRRIAASNVVGTLTARVSKKSHGSRRSSQGASIRAKSSASSVQQDHPQSGVLQKRSHQLSQQRLERARSRRKARERQLQKVWENDMSSGSEEVLRNSNDSLNASSIAEEISTDDSFGHMNMSARSRSKKSSQHEHKSGCLPVGYIPQLICSAILSLGNLNIGFMLAYHSLAPVNHLPTNSPNWLAPWILNLFNLGGLLGALLSSLALNKGRKRPLMVTVLILIASWLMVILSHNSSMIFGARLIGGIAAGIITVVNQVYIAELASPRHRGSLGVLPTCFGLAGTLLCFGLSYSVSWRNISIAGAAMNGPYLLLLLFYLPDSPRWLLRQGKIPSAAASLKRLASLDQLSDMRDAYDLLKLSGHDGGLLKKPFMLPVSIAGGLMFFSQFSGVDSVLTYAADRFRDHSNFPIVVLYGVQLITALICFGTVDRKGRKWLLLVSAAASALSMLSLGLYVLCEDIGVLGQTNLRWIPVSCVIVYCGAFALGLGPIPWLILGELLPIRSHGTATAITAGLFWGPSLVVTMSFGDMQNAMYLSGTFWFYTIFCLFGYLFVLLVVPDIRPEATLEQIQIFFMASDKREHDQWSFAVA is encoded by the exons ATGAAGAGCCCTCGTCAGGCCGCCAACGTTACGGGCGTCCGCAGTTATTATCACGGACGGCACACCTTGGAGCGGATATGTCGCCGGATCGCCGCATCCAACGTAGTCGGCACTTTGACAGCGAGAGTGTCTAAGAAAAGCCATGGAAGTAGAAGGAGCAGTCAAGGGGCGAGTATTCGCGCTAAATCGTCCGCTAGTTCCGTCCAGCAGGATCATCCGCAAAGTGGAGTTCTCCAGAAAAGGAGTCATCAACTTTCACAACAGCGGCTGGAACGGGCCAGGTCTCGGAGGAAGGCTAGAGAACGACAACTCCAAAAA GTTTGGGAGAACGACATGTCATCCGGTTCCGAAGAAGTTTTGAGGAATTCAAACGATTCGTTAAACGCATCATCGATTGCTGAAGAGATCAGCACGGACGACTCTTTCGGTCATATGAATATGAGCGCACGCAGTCGATCCAAAAAATCCAGCCAGCATGAACATAAATCAGGCTGCTTACCAGTCGGTTACATTCCGCAA TTGATATGTTCGGCAATATTATCGTTGGGAAATTTGAATATCGGATTTATGTTGGCTTATCATAGCCTAGCACCGGTCAACCATCTGCCGACCAATAGTCCCAACTGGCTTGCACCTTGGATTTTGAATCTCTTCAACTTGGGAGGATTATTAGGAGCCCTACTTTCTTCTCTCGCTTTGAATAAAG GTAGAAAAAGGCCGTTGATGGTTACCGTCTTGATTCTAATAGCTTCTTGGTTGATGGTTATTTTATCGCACAACTCGTCAATGATCTTCGGCGCCCGTCTtatcg GGGGGATCGCTGCGGGAATCATAACGGTGGTCAATCAAGTTTATATAGCCGAACTGGCATCGCCTCGACACCGCGGCAGTCTCGGTGTTTTGCCCACCTGTTTCGGTCTGGCCGGCACGCTCCTCTGTTTCGGTTTATCTTACAGCGTCTCTTGGCGGAACATTTCCATCGCCGGAGCCGCCATGAACGGACCGTATCTCCTTCTGTTGCTCTTCTACCTGCCCGACTCGCCGCGCTGGCTACTGAGACAGGGGAAAATCCCTTCGGCAGCTGCTAGTCTTAAGCGTCTCGCTTCTCTGGATCAATTGTCTGATATGCGCGATGCTTACGATCTACTGAAATTGAGCGGCCATGACGGTGGCCTACTCAAAAAGCCGTTCATGTTACCCGTTAGCATCGCTGGAGGGCTCATGTTCTTCAGTCAATTTTCAGGTGTTGATAGCGTGCTGACGTACGCCGCTGATCGATTCCGCGACCATTCTAATTTCCCCATCGTCGTGCTTTACGGTGTCCAGCTGATCACGGCGCTCATCTGTTTCGGTACGGTGGACCGCAAAGGTCGCAAATGGCTTTTACTGGTATCTGCAGCCGCATCGGCCTTGTCCATGCTTTCGTTGGGACTTTACGTCCTGTGCGAGGACATTGGTGTCTTGGGTCAAACGAATTTGCGTTGGATTCCTGTTAGTTGCGTCATTGTTTATTGCGGTGCTTTCGCATTGGGATTAGGTCCCATACCGTGGCTTATCCTTGGCGAATTGTTGCCCATTAGAAGTCACGGAACAGCAACAGCCATCACCGCTGGTCTTTTTTGGGGCCCTTCGTTAGTAGTGACAATGAGTTTTGGAGACATGCAAAATGCCATGTACTTGTCAGGCACCTTCTGGTTTTACACGATTTTCTGTCTCTTTGGCTATCTGTTTGTCCTTTTGGTCGTACCAGATATACGACCAGAGGCGACACTGGAACAGATTCAAATCTTCTTCATGGCTAGCGACAAAAGAGAACACGACCAATGGAGTTTCGCTGTCGCCTGA